One genomic segment of Vibrio sp. SCSIO 43136 includes these proteins:
- a CDS encoding protein-disulfide reductase DsbD domain-containing protein codes for MQIKHLIKRAGLLGWFALLVSLTFNAYAQPFSSGWLSDPKHPPIETRFVLTGLVDQEQRRAEGFLEVRLSDDWKTYWRSPGEGGIAPSMSWEGSNNIEAVNWYWPYPERYSILGIETLGYQDSVVFPISVVVEDFNQPTKLNAKLTLSSCTTICVLTDYFFELDFAPAKLKVNADAAHAYYQAMSRVPQPSPLIEKVEAGWDDQTSLLQVTLEHDLGWKKPEILIDGSSSDLQETTFTPLEYQVDGTSLVARFEASSWMGTPELAGQNITVTVHDDQLLSEYTVVANPQAIVQSTSQSSLLQMILFAFLGGLVLNIMPCVLPVLGMKLSSVISSQGLEKRQIRLQFFASAMGVLASFWLIAGALAVLKVSGSAIGWGVQFQSGWFIGLMVLVTAIFGANMLGLFEIRLPSQASTWVASKGDNSYRGNFIQGMFATLLATPCSAPFLGTAVAFALATSISTMFVIFTFLALGMAFPWLLVAAFPNIARLMPKPGPWMNYVKVLFGSMMLITSVWLLTLLSSHLPVFWVVVIGIAGFVFVFYRVMKIYGERAAAWLGGISVVFAGLGFMIGGMTADHWSTPLPQDPNWQPLSVQTIQQQVDAGKTVFVNVTADWCITCKANEIGVILQQPVYGKLTSANVVAMEGDWTVPSEKVTDYLQANGRYGVPFNMVYGPNAPQGIPLPVILTQEAVMDALNKASG; via the coding sequence ATGCAAATTAAACATCTTATCAAGCGTGCTGGCCTGTTAGGCTGGTTCGCTCTACTGGTTAGCTTAACGTTTAATGCCTATGCGCAGCCCTTTTCTAGTGGGTGGTTAAGCGATCCTAAACATCCTCCCATCGAGACTCGCTTTGTGTTGACTGGGTTAGTCGATCAAGAGCAGCGCAGAGCTGAGGGCTTTCTCGAAGTACGCCTTAGCGATGATTGGAAAACATATTGGCGCAGCCCAGGCGAGGGCGGCATTGCGCCGAGTATGAGCTGGGAAGGTTCAAACAATATTGAGGCGGTAAACTGGTATTGGCCCTATCCTGAGCGCTACTCTATTCTGGGAATAGAAACACTCGGCTATCAAGATAGCGTGGTGTTTCCGATAAGCGTAGTGGTGGAAGATTTCAATCAACCGACCAAGTTAAACGCCAAGCTCACTCTATCCTCATGCACCACAATATGCGTGCTGACGGACTATTTTTTTGAGTTAGATTTTGCCCCAGCCAAGCTCAAAGTGAACGCTGATGCAGCGCACGCTTACTACCAAGCAATGAGTCGGGTACCTCAACCCTCACCATTGATAGAGAAAGTGGAAGCTGGATGGGATGATCAAACCAGTCTATTGCAAGTGACTCTAGAGCACGATCTAGGCTGGAAGAAGCCAGAGATACTGATTGATGGCTCTTCTTCAGATCTGCAAGAAACCACCTTTACACCATTGGAGTATCAGGTTGATGGCACTTCACTAGTCGCAAGGTTTGAAGCCTCAAGTTGGATGGGCACCCCTGAGCTTGCTGGGCAAAATATAACGGTCACTGTCCATGATGATCAATTATTGTCAGAGTACACAGTGGTCGCAAACCCGCAAGCGATTGTTCAGAGTACCAGTCAATCATCCTTACTCCAGATGATCTTATTCGCCTTCTTGGGCGGTTTGGTCCTCAATATCATGCCGTGTGTACTGCCAGTGTTGGGAATGAAGCTAAGCAGTGTCATAAGTTCTCAAGGGCTTGAAAAGCGCCAGATTCGTTTGCAGTTTTTCGCTTCGGCAATGGGTGTTTTGGCCTCTTTTTGGCTGATCGCCGGTGCATTGGCAGTACTTAAAGTGTCAGGCAGCGCAATAGGCTGGGGTGTGCAGTTTCAGAGCGGTTGGTTCATCGGCTTGATGGTGTTGGTGACTGCAATATTTGGTGCCAATATGCTGGGGCTGTTTGAAATCAGACTCCCCTCACAAGCCAGTACATGGGTAGCCAGCAAAGGAGATAACTCCTATCGAGGTAACTTCATTCAAGGGATGTTTGCAACCCTGCTCGCAACCCCATGTTCAGCGCCTTTCTTAGGTACCGCAGTTGCATTTGCGTTAGCGACAAGTATCTCAACGATGTTTGTGATCTTTACTTTTCTAGCATTAGGCATGGCTTTCCCGTGGCTTCTAGTGGCGGCTTTCCCAAACATCGCCCGCTTGATGCCTAAGCCGGGACCTTGGATGAACTATGTCAAAGTGCTGTTTGGCAGCATGATGTTGATCACCAGTGTTTGGCTGCTGACTTTGTTATCCAGTCATTTACCCGTGTTCTGGGTCGTTGTGATTGGCATCGCTGGGTTTGTGTTTGTTTTTTATCGAGTGATGAAAATCTATGGTGAACGCGCTGCCGCTTGGTTAGGGGGTATTAGTGTAGTTTTCGCTGGATTAGGTTTCATGATTGGCGGAATGACTGCGGACCATTGGAGCACACCTTTGCCGCAAGACCCAAACTGGCAACCATTGTCAGTGCAAACTATTCAACAACAGGTAGACGCTGGAAAAACAGTGTTTGTTAACGTCACCGCAGATTGGTGCATTACCTGTAAAGCCAATGAAATCGGCGTGATTTTGCAGCAGCCAGTCTATGGCAAGTTAACCTCTGCCAATGTGGTTGCGATGGAAGGGGATTGGACTGTCCCGAGTGAAAAAGTCACAGATTATTTGCAAGCCAATGGGCGCTATGGTGTGCCATTTAATATGGTATACGGCCCCAATGCACCGCAAGGTATTCCATTGCCTGTGATTCTTACTCAAGAAGCGGTCATGGATGCGCTTAATAAAGCGAGCGGGTGA
- a CDS encoding protein disulfide oxidoreductase, whose translation MATKKTRSTWAKDIALWLLMVTLVSAGLDWWRKQSMPEHNLPSLMQLADEQKVVDILAISQERPVVVYFWATWCGVCNFVSPSIDWLSEQSDFEVVGVSLSSGSAQRVSHYMQTKGYEFNNINDPAGEISSQWGISATPTIAVIRSGEITSVTTGITTPIGLFARAWLAK comes from the coding sequence ATGGCGACTAAAAAAACACGCTCAACTTGGGCAAAAGACATTGCGCTATGGCTGCTTATGGTGACATTAGTTTCCGCCGGTCTCGACTGGTGGAGAAAGCAAAGTATGCCTGAGCATAACCTACCTTCACTGATGCAACTCGCTGACGAGCAAAAGGTTGTCGATATTCTAGCCATTAGCCAAGAAAGGCCTGTCGTGGTGTATTTTTGGGCGACTTGGTGTGGCGTGTGCAACTTTGTCAGCCCATCTATCGACTGGCTTAGTGAGCAATCAGACTTTGAAGTGGTTGGCGTAAGTCTAAGCTCTGGTAGTGCACAACGGGTCTCGCATTATATGCAAACCAAAGGGTATGAATTTAATAACATCAATGACCCTGCGGGCGAGATATCAAGCCAATGGGGGATCTCCGCAACTCCAACCATCGCTGTGATCCGTAGCGGAGAAATTACCTCTGTTACTACTGGCATTACGACCCCAATCGGCCTGTTCGCAAGAGCATGGTTAGCAAAATAA
- a CDS encoding DsbA family protein, whose amino-acid sequence MKTVLFFLLAAVSMAPLAQANTQQKIDEVSEILTNNPEIVDSVHTSLRAYVAQQGSVEAAVKEHYDYMYNNDQHSSFGAESPKLTIINFTDYSCPWCKKLDPVLHELTERHPDEVKVVNVYVPIREGHHSANSANFALNTWLNDREKYASLHKMLVEKPGVHNSQSIAHIAKTLDLRQHVDTNPHTDEMIEQNFALFRQLGIRGTPAMLIEGKVVSGYLPMTKLEPMIVDLLEGKQ is encoded by the coding sequence ATGAAAACAGTTTTATTCTTTTTACTAGCAGCGGTCTCTATGGCACCGCTTGCACAAGCAAATACTCAACAAAAAATTGATGAAGTCAGTGAGATACTCACCAATAACCCGGAAATCGTTGATTCCGTTCATACCAGTTTGAGAGCCTATGTTGCTCAGCAGGGCTCAGTCGAAGCTGCGGTCAAAGAGCACTACGATTATATGTATAACAATGATCAGCACTCCTCTTTTGGTGCAGAAAGCCCAAAACTAACCATCATTAATTTCACAGACTACAGCTGCCCATGGTGCAAGAAGCTTGACCCAGTATTGCATGAATTGACTGAGCGCCACCCAGATGAGGTTAAGGTGGTGAACGTATATGTTCCTATTAGAGAGGGGCATCACAGTGCGAACTCAGCCAACTTTGCGCTCAACACTTGGTTAAACGACAGAGAAAAATACGCAAGCTTGCACAAAATGTTGGTTGAAAAGCCAGGTGTGCATAATAGCCAGTCCATTGCTCACATCGCAAAGACGCTAGACTTGAGGCAGCATGTAGATACCAATCCGCACACGGATGAGATGATAGAGCAGAATTTCGCACTATTTCGTCAGCTTGGCATACGTGGTACGCCCGCAATGCTAATTGAAGGTAAGGTAGTGTCCGGTTACTTGCCAATGACAAAACTCGAACCAATGATTGTAGATCTGCTAGAGGGCAAACAGTAG
- a CDS encoding SDR family oxidoreductase, whose amino-acid sequence MDIKNSVVLITSAGTALGSTLATHFLTLGAKVIVADTDSHALLETIKRCRAVVDKVNYFHLSNTSVQSVNALFDYIDDNFDQGLDVLVNYWPSAPLPSLLSEKPSRNSFTTELASFASPLYSFGQVGASRMRSQGKHGVIVNLSAALNDSESEGLENVSALLTGMTQSWAKELNPFKIRVGGVVPNISQLSSHCRKRAHLQDELIRNTEYIVANDYFNGRVMAAEA is encoded by the coding sequence ATGGATATAAAAAACTCAGTCGTACTTATTACATCTGCAGGGACGGCTTTAGGAAGCACACTAGCAACGCATTTCCTCACGCTTGGGGCAAAAGTCATCGTTGCTGACACAGATTCACACGCACTGCTAGAAACCATCAAGCGTTGTCGAGCCGTCGTAGACAAGGTGAACTACTTTCACCTGTCAAATACCTCCGTGCAAAGTGTCAATGCACTGTTTGACTATATCGATGACAACTTCGACCAAGGGTTAGATGTGCTGGTTAACTATTGGCCATCAGCACCTTTACCAAGCTTGCTGAGTGAAAAGCCAAGTCGTAACTCTTTCACCACAGAGCTAGCCAGCTTTGCATCGCCGCTATATAGCTTTGGTCAAGTTGGGGCTTCTCGAATGCGAAGTCAGGGCAAGCATGGTGTGATCGTCAACCTTTCTGCAGCACTCAATGATTCAGAATCCGAAGGTCTTGAAAATGTGAGTGCCCTACTCACAGGAATGACACAGAGCTGGGCGAAGGAGCTCAACCCTTTCAAAATCCGTGTGGGCGGCGTGGTGCCAAATATAAGTCAACTATCCTCGCACTGTAGGAAACGTGCCCACCTGCAAGATGAGCTGATCCGCAACACTGAATATATCGTGGCTAACGACTACTTTAATGGGCGGGTCATGGCGGCTGAAGCATAA
- a CDS encoding VC2046/SO_2500 family protein yields the protein MQVHTLDKAGLVNELTLGSGINNAVNQGRRADFALLVSLFSNDVRDNTPVEQVDEIEVSDQILREQFELAKPQQLRSDQDSYARSATQAQLFHQGSITGAHLAHQLQPDALCYMPEDTCDLPEEVYHNLSNHERTSLTQTAPKAVIPQDIYKQMAAARLNHQIQMQA from the coding sequence ATGCAAGTTCATACACTCGACAAAGCTGGATTAGTCAACGAATTGACCCTAGGTAGCGGCATTAATAATGCAGTGAACCAAGGTCGTCGTGCTGATTTTGCCTTGTTGGTTTCGCTGTTTTCTAACGATGTACGTGACAACACCCCTGTTGAACAGGTCGATGAAATTGAAGTGAGCGATCAAATCTTGCGAGAGCAATTTGAGCTCGCTAAACCACAACAGCTTCGCTCAGACCAAGACAGCTACGCTCGTTCTGCAACGCAAGCACAACTGTTTCACCAAGGCTCAATCACCGGAGCTCACCTTGCTCATCAACTTCAGCCTGATGCACTGTGCTACATGCCAGAAGATACCTGCGACCTGCCAGAAGAGGTTTATCACAACCTATCTAACCACGAGCGCACCTCTCTAACCCAAACGGCACCAAAAGCGGTTATTCCACAAGATATCTACAAGCAGATGGCCGCTGCACGTCTAAATCACCAGATTCAAATGCAAGCCTAG
- the sodB gene encoding superoxide dismutase [Fe], whose amino-acid sequence MAFELPALPYAKDALEPHISAETLDFHHGKHHNTYVVKLNGLIPGTEFEGKSLEEIVKTSTGGVFNNAAQIWNHTFYWHCLAPKAGGEPTGAVADAINAAFGSFEEFKAKFTDSAINNFGSSWTWLVKKADGSLEIVNTSNAATPLTEEGVTPLLTVDLWEHAYYIDFRNVRPDYMNAFWALVNWDFVAENLAK is encoded by the coding sequence ATGGCATTCGAACTACCAGCACTACCATACGCAAAAGATGCACTAGAACCACATATCTCAGCGGAAACTCTAGATTTCCACCACGGTAAGCACCACAACACTTACGTTGTTAAGCTAAACGGTCTTATCCCTGGTACTGAGTTTGAAGGTAAGTCTCTAGAAGAGATCGTTAAGACTTCAACAGGCGGCGTATTCAACAACGCAGCTCAAATCTGGAACCACACTTTCTACTGGCACTGTCTTGCACCAAAAGCTGGTGGCGAACCAACAGGTGCTGTTGCAGACGCAATCAATGCTGCATTCGGTTCTTTCGAAGAGTTCAAGGCTAAGTTCACTGACTCAGCAATCAACAACTTCGGTTCTTCTTGGACTTGGCTTGTAAAGAAAGCTGACGGCTCTCTAGAGATCGTTAACACTTCAAACGCAGCAACTCCGCTGACTGAAGAAGGCGTTACTCCACTACTAACAGTAGACCTATGGGAACACGCATACTACATCGACTTCCGTAACGTTCGTCCAGACTACATGAATGCTTTCTGGGCACTAGTTAACTGGGACTTCGTTGCAGAAAACCTAGCTAAGTAA
- a CDS encoding Grx4 family monothiol glutaredoxin, producing the protein METIDKIKKQIEENAILLYMKGSPKLPSCGFSSQAAQAVMACGEKFAYVDILQNPDIRAELPNYAQWPTFPQLWVNGELIGGCDIIVEMFQKGELQPLIKEAAGEAEE; encoded by the coding sequence ATGGAAACTATCGACAAAATCAAAAAGCAGATTGAAGAAAATGCAATCCTGCTATACATGAAAGGTTCACCAAAACTGCCTAGCTGTGGTTTTTCATCTCAAGCGGCACAAGCGGTAATGGCGTGTGGCGAGAAGTTCGCTTACGTAGATATCCTGCAAAACCCTGATATCCGTGCAGAGTTGCCAAACTACGCACAGTGGCCAACCTTCCCACAACTTTGGGTAAATGGTGAGCTGATCGGTGGTTGTGACATCATCGTTGAGATGTTCCAAAAAGGTGAACTTCAGCCTCTTATCAAAGAAGCTGCTGGTGAAGCTGAAGAGTAA
- a CDS encoding glycerophosphodiester phosphodiesterase family protein, whose amino-acid sequence MPLTIVGHRGVAGHYPENTRASILAAIELGLEWVEVDVQPSLDGELVICHDHTVDRCSDGTGRIDEMSLCALKALDMGSWFEPRFASEKMMTLDELLAVASEHQLKLNLEIKVDRHKVEPIIAKLKQALEANNVPAEQVIISSFNHEVIRQVNLHCSNYPIAVLSEKLSAVDWALLDEVKAKACNLNIKHVTGEDIDDLQSKGYMVWCYTVNAPQAIEEFPQLDGIFSDFPARFIR is encoded by the coding sequence ATGCCCCTAACCATCGTAGGACACCGTGGTGTCGCAGGCCACTACCCAGAAAACACTCGTGCGAGCATCTTAGCGGCAATCGAGTTGGGGTTAGAGTGGGTTGAAGTAGACGTACAACCCTCTCTTGATGGCGAGCTCGTCATTTGTCACGACCATACTGTCGATAGATGCAGTGATGGCACAGGCCGAATCGATGAGATGTCTTTATGCGCTCTTAAAGCGCTTGATATGGGCTCTTGGTTTGAACCCCGCTTTGCCAGTGAAAAAATGATGACGCTTGATGAGCTGCTTGCTGTCGCAAGCGAGCATCAACTCAAATTAAACCTAGAAATCAAAGTAGATCGTCACAAGGTCGAGCCCATTATTGCCAAGCTCAAACAGGCTCTTGAGGCAAACAATGTGCCCGCCGAGCAAGTGATCATTTCAAGCTTTAACCATGAGGTGATCCGCCAAGTCAATTTGCATTGCAGCAATTACCCTATTGCGGTTCTTAGTGAAAAACTCTCTGCGGTGGATTGGGCGCTACTCGATGAGGTCAAAGCAAAAGCGTGTAATTTAAACATCAAGCATGTGACGGGTGAGGATATTGATGACTTGCAATCCAAAGGCTACATGGTGTGGTGTTACACTGTAAACGCACCTCAAGCGATTGAAGAGTTCCCACAACTTGATGGGATCTTTAGTGACTTTCCTGCACGCTTTATTCGGTAA
- a CDS encoding DeoR/GlpR family DNA-binding transcription regulator, with protein MRLSTRQKEILAYLEQAHGVLSSTLLAEQFAVSVQTIRKDMNELSDLGMVKRVHGGVTLPSTNDNLSFTNREMLNLSAKQHIAQVVVSHIPEGSSIFLGIGTTPKHVAQALLDHPGLTVVTNNINAALTLSRNPNIVVYMAGGMVRPSDEDTVGESTTTFYRQFNIQIGIFGVGGLNTQGQMLDFTPEEAHLNRAIIEQSQQIWIVADHSKLGRYAPVVSGNLSEADTLFVDQLTPPLAKLAQNAQVKIIAALENEDISCP; from the coding sequence GTGCGACTTTCTACCCGACAAAAAGAGATCCTTGCGTATCTGGAACAAGCGCATGGAGTGTTATCTAGCACCCTACTTGCCGAACAGTTTGCCGTATCGGTGCAAACCATTCGTAAAGATATGAATGAGTTAAGTGATCTTGGTATGGTCAAGCGTGTACACGGTGGGGTAACGCTTCCTAGCACTAACGACAACCTTTCGTTTACCAACCGCGAAATGTTAAACCTCAGTGCCAAGCAGCACATTGCGCAAGTGGTGGTCAGCCATATCCCTGAGGGCAGCAGTATCTTCCTTGGCATTGGCACCACACCTAAACATGTCGCCCAAGCGCTGCTCGATCATCCGGGACTCACGGTCGTGACCAACAATATTAATGCAGCGCTGACGCTCAGCCGTAACCCCAATATTGTGGTTTATATGGCAGGTGGAATGGTCAGACCTTCAGACGAAGATACCGTGGGTGAATCTACCACTACGTTTTATCGTCAGTTCAACATTCAAATCGGTATTTTTGGTGTCGGCGGTCTCAATACACAAGGTCAGATGCTCGATTTTACCCCGGAAGAGGCGCATCTCAATCGAGCCATTATTGAACAAAGCCAGCAGATTTGGATCGTTGCCGACCACAGCAAACTCGGCCGATATGCTCCCGTCGTGAGTGGTAACTTATCTGAAGCCGATACACTGTTTGTTGACCAGTTAACGCCTCCCTTGGCAAAATTGGCCCAAAATGCGCAAGTGAAGATCATTGCTGCGCTTGAGAATGAGGATATTTCATGCCCCTAA
- the ugpC gene encoding sn-glycerol-3-phosphate ABC transporter ATP-binding protein UgpC — MLEIKQLVKTYENGHQAVKGLDLSIQPGEFIVLVGPSGCGKSSVLRSIAGLEEITSGEIHLGHRRVDNIKPALRDIAMVFQNYALYPHMSVYDNLAYGLKNRGVDKQTIAEKISKVAKTLKIDEYLDRKPSKLSGGQRQRVAMGRAIVRDPALFLFDEPLSNLDAALRAHMRLEIKKLQRELNVTSVYVTHDQVEAMTLADRIVVLNQGEIEQIGTPKEVYHQPASTFVASFIGSPAMNFVPAHIDQGKVTIGEQTFYLPSYAHVDSQAITLGIRPEHAELNAQQEEVQLLLDVTAIEPLGPNQLVHGHWNASSFIAVTPEVSIEPNTELALGVALDNLHLFDEQGKRLLPQMEACSAIA, encoded by the coding sequence ATGCTAGAGATCAAACAGCTGGTTAAGACTTACGAAAATGGCCATCAAGCCGTTAAAGGCTTAGATCTATCGATTCAACCGGGCGAGTTCATTGTTCTGGTTGGCCCCTCTGGCTGCGGAAAATCGTCCGTACTTCGCTCTATCGCAGGGTTAGAAGAGATCACTAGCGGAGAGATCCATCTAGGGCACCGCCGTGTTGATAACATCAAACCTGCGCTACGCGACATCGCCATGGTGTTCCAAAACTACGCCTTATACCCTCACATGTCGGTATACGATAACTTGGCGTATGGTTTAAAAAATCGAGGAGTCGATAAACAAACCATTGCAGAAAAGATCAGCAAAGTAGCGAAAACACTCAAAATTGATGAGTACCTTGACCGCAAGCCTTCTAAGCTTTCAGGTGGGCAGCGTCAACGAGTGGCCATGGGCCGCGCTATCGTGCGCGATCCTGCATTATTTTTGTTCGATGAACCTTTGTCAAATCTCGATGCAGCGCTTCGAGCGCACATGCGACTAGAAATTAAAAAGCTGCAACGAGAGCTCAACGTCACTAGCGTCTACGTGACCCACGATCAAGTAGAAGCAATGACACTCGCTGACCGAATCGTGGTACTCAACCAAGGGGAAATAGAGCAAATTGGCACACCTAAAGAGGTTTACCACCAGCCTGCCAGCACCTTTGTGGCCAGCTTTATCGGTAGCCCAGCCATGAACTTTGTGCCTGCGCACATCGATCAAGGTAAAGTCACCATTGGCGAACAAACCTTTTACCTGCCAAGCTATGCTCATGTTGATAGCCAAGCGATAACCCTAGGCATTCGTCCTGAGCACGCTGAATTAAACGCTCAGCAAGAGGAAGTTCAGCTATTGCTTGACGTTACGGCGATAGAGCCTCTCGGGCCAAATCAGCTAGTGCACGGCCACTGGAATGCCTCAAGCTTTATTGCTGTAACGCCAGAGGTCTCTATTGAGCCGAACACTGAACTTGCGCTTGGCGTCGCTTTAGATAACTTGCACCTATTTGATGAGCAAGGTAAACGCCTATTGCCGCAGATGGAAGCGTGCAGTGCGATTGCTTAA
- the ugpE gene encoding sn-glycerol-3-phosphate ABC transporter permease UgpE: MKSNQIFDHLILLLGALFMLVPIWLIFASSTHDPSVVISEGLQWLPGDNTVGIYQEAWNKSQGFVGDVTAKTMIINSMIMGLGFAIGKIIISMMAAYALVYFRLPYASLWFWLIFVTLLLPLEVRIIPSYEVVSSLGMLNSYSGLILPLIASATATFFFRQFFKTVPDELLEAAQLDNAGPIRFLFDILLPLSKTMIAAIFIIMFVVGWNQYLWPIMMTTDESYNTIVMGIKQILNNITETSRPRYDYAFAMVILAMLPPILVVVFFQRWFVKGLIQSEK, from the coding sequence ATGAAATCCAATCAGATTTTTGACCACCTGATCTTGCTCCTTGGTGCTCTATTTATGCTCGTACCGATCTGGCTGATCTTTGCCAGTTCTACCCACGACCCAAGCGTTGTGATCAGCGAAGGCTTGCAATGGCTACCGGGCGACAACACGGTCGGCATCTACCAAGAAGCTTGGAACAAAAGCCAAGGGTTTGTTGGTGATGTCACCGCAAAAACGATGATCATTAACTCGATGATCATGGGCCTTGGTTTTGCGATCGGTAAGATCATTATCTCAATGATGGCGGCTTACGCTTTGGTTTATTTTAGATTGCCATACGCAAGCCTTTGGTTTTGGCTGATCTTCGTCACCTTGCTTTTGCCACTAGAAGTTCGAATTATTCCATCTTACGAAGTGGTATCTAGCCTTGGCATGCTCAATAGCTATAGCGGGCTGATACTGCCGCTGATTGCGTCAGCAACGGCAACGTTTTTCTTCCGTCAGTTTTTCAAAACAGTGCCAGATGAATTACTTGAAGCGGCCCAACTCGACAATGCCGGCCCGATCCGATTCTTGTTTGATATTTTGCTGCCACTGTCCAAAACCATGATTGCGGCCATCTTCATCATCATGTTTGTCGTCGGTTGGAACCAGTATCTATGGCCAATCATGATGACTACGGATGAGAGCTATAACACCATTGTCATGGGCATCAAACAGATTCTAAATAACATTACCGAAACCAGTCGACCTCGTTATGACTACGCATTTGCGATGGTGATTTTAGCCATGCTACCGCCGATTCTGGTGGTGGTGTTTTTCCAACGCTGGTTCGTCAAAGGATTGATTCAAAGTGAAAAGTAA
- a CDS encoding ABC transporter permease subunit, with protein sequence MERRQQFHHTPLPYLLLVPQIAIIAIFFFYPAAKAVYLSFMLEDPWGLSSTFVWFENYQMLFESAEYLSSVGFTLLFAFVVSLLSLSLALLLAVKADKIIKGQSTYKLTLTWVYAVAPAVAGIIGGFMFNPHIGILADFLASIGWNFSFQTDPFDATVALIAVSVWKQVSVNFIYFLAGLQSISIAVREAATLDCVSDNKRFWTITFPLLAPTGFFLLVINLTYAFFETFGVIDTMTNGGPGGSTTSLVYKVYRDGFVGADLGGSSAQSVVLLLLVLILSFIQFRVVEKRVHY encoded by the coding sequence GTGGAACGTCGTCAACAATTTCACCATACACCACTCCCTTACCTGCTGTTAGTACCTCAGATTGCCATCATCGCCATCTTCTTTTTCTATCCAGCAGCCAAGGCGGTGTACCTTTCTTTCATGCTTGAAGACCCTTGGGGGCTCTCTTCTACATTCGTTTGGTTCGAAAACTACCAAATGCTGTTTGAGTCCGCAGAGTATTTGTCTTCAGTTGGATTTACTTTGCTGTTTGCTTTTGTCGTCTCGCTACTGTCACTTTCTCTAGCGCTATTGCTCGCCGTGAAAGCTGACAAAATCATTAAAGGCCAAAGTACCTACAAGCTCACATTAACTTGGGTTTACGCCGTAGCCCCTGCAGTCGCAGGCATTATCGGTGGATTTATGTTTAACCCCCATATCGGCATATTGGCAGACTTTCTTGCTTCGATCGGGTGGAATTTCAGTTTCCAGACCGACCCATTTGACGCCACTGTGGCACTGATTGCAGTCTCGGTATGGAAGCAAGTGTCGGTCAACTTTATCTATTTCTTAGCTGGCTTGCAGTCTATCTCCATCGCCGTAAGAGAAGCAGCCACACTAGATTGTGTTAGTGATAATAAACGTTTTTGGACCATTACATTCCCACTGCTAGCACCGACCGGGTTCTTCTTGCTAGTGATCAACCTGACCTACGCCTTTTTCGAGACCTTTGGTGTGATAGACACCATGACCAATGGTGGCCCCGGCGGTTCAACCACTTCTTTGGTTTACAAAGTTTACCGCGATGGTTTTGTCGGAGCCGATCTTGGCGGCAGCTCGGCTCAATCTGTAGTGCTGTTGTTACTGGTACTGATCCTAAGCTTTATCCAGTTCCGCGTTGTTGAAAAACGTGTTCACTATTAA